The following coding sequences are from one Desulfosporosinus orientis DSM 765 window:
- the pylB gene encoding methylornithine synthase PylB, translating into MSVDPAEIKLDRILDKATREIPLTRDELLFLLSVSKENDIAKVFETARLLRTRYFQNKIFSYGFVYFSTYCRNECAFCLYRKSNTSLKRYRKTDLEIMKTAYSLVDSGVHLIDLTMGEDPHFFANHGSEFAHMIRTIEMIKISTNIPVMISAGVIPEDILLEFKEAGVDWYATYQETHNPDLYSKLRLGQSYEERMQRKVTARKMGLLLEEGLLTGVGDTDEDLVDSFEEMKKLEADQIRVMSFIPQQDTPMQHFSAVPRSREMLVIAIMRLVFPDRLIPASLDVDGLNGLTERLNAGANVVTSIIPPQSGLAGVSNHSLDIEDGNRTVKKIIPVLEENGLMMASRDDYQEWIQQRKSKFVLRKEP; encoded by the coding sequence ATGTCAGTGGATCCAGCAGAAATAAAATTAGATAGGATATTGGACAAGGCAACAAGAGAGATCCCTCTAACGCGAGATGAACTTCTTTTTTTGTTGAGCGTATCGAAGGAGAATGACATTGCTAAAGTCTTTGAAACAGCCAGGCTTTTGCGAACTCGTTATTTCCAAAATAAAATCTTTAGTTATGGGTTTGTTTACTTTTCAACCTATTGCCGAAATGAATGTGCATTTTGTCTATATCGTAAATCCAATACATCCTTAAAGCGTTATCGAAAAACTGATTTAGAGATTATGAAGACTGCTTATAGTCTGGTGGATTCTGGGGTGCATTTAATTGATTTGACCATGGGTGAAGATCCGCACTTCTTTGCCAACCATGGTTCAGAATTTGCACATATGATCCGAACTATTGAAATGATTAAGATAAGTACTAATATCCCCGTTATGATTTCGGCAGGCGTTATACCGGAAGATATACTTCTGGAATTTAAAGAAGCCGGCGTGGATTGGTATGCAACTTACCAGGAAACTCATAATCCTGATTTATATAGTAAACTAAGGCTTGGGCAAAGCTATGAAGAACGTATGCAGCGAAAAGTCACGGCCAGGAAAATGGGCTTGTTGCTTGAAGAAGGATTGCTCACAGGAGTAGGAGATACCGACGAGGATTTGGTTGACTCTTTTGAGGAAATGAAAAAACTAGAGGCAGATCAAATTCGGGTGATGAGTTTTATACCTCAACAGGATACCCCGATGCAGCACTTTTCTGCTGTGCCTCGATCCAGAGAGATGCTGGTAATTGCGATCATGCGTTTAGTGTTTCCCGATCGTTTGATTCCTGCTTCCTTGGATGTTGATGGCTTAAACGGTTTAACGGAACGACTCAATGCTGGGGCTAATGTTGTAACATCCATTATTCCGCCTCAGTCAGGTTTGGCTGGAGTATCGAATCATTCCTTAGACATCGAAGATGGAAATCGGACAGTAAAAAAGATCATTCCAGTTTTAGAAGAAAATGGGCTTATGATGGCGAGTCGTGATGACTATCAAGAGTGGATACAACAGCGTAAAAGTAAATTCGTTTTAAGAAAGGAGCCCTGA
- the pylC gene encoding 3-methylornithine--L-lysine ligase PylC: protein MRVAVVGGKLQGVEAVYLAKKAGWEVVLVDKNDWVPAAELCDQFCNLDVTKVVEWIPVIKSVDLVIPALENQEALDSLVRSSHYTKVPLLFDKEAYGISSSKLESNKMFARTGVPAPTPWPECGYPIIVKPSGASGSEGVHKIRSAAEFQSVFGKGLTDWVIEEYLEGPSYSLEVIGYAGFYKVLQITELHMDKDYDCKRVIGSGVISPELREKFEQIGLTLAGNLKLNGIMDIETILHKNELKVLEIDARLPSQTPISVYHATGVNMLEILGQAFVQGEPWQDFDIQEQNGVIFEHIHVSNDSLEVCGEHIMADAGPLHVYPDFFGAHEVLSNYIPGKTDWVATLIIKEKTLADAWKQREIVIQAIRNAWGIRQYFDRCPINEESNHGIYASGS, encoded by the coding sequence ATGCGGGTAGCAGTTGTCGGAGGAAAGCTGCAAGGGGTTGAAGCGGTTTATCTGGCCAAGAAAGCAGGCTGGGAAGTCGTCCTTGTTGACAAGAATGATTGGGTTCCAGCGGCAGAGTTATGTGATCAATTTTGCAATTTGGATGTCACTAAGGTTGTGGAATGGATTCCTGTAATAAAGAGTGTCGATCTTGTTATTCCTGCTCTCGAAAATCAGGAGGCCTTAGATAGCTTGGTGAGAAGTTCTCATTATACCAAGGTTCCCTTACTCTTTGACAAGGAAGCCTACGGGATTTCTTCATCGAAACTTGAATCGAATAAAATGTTTGCCAGAACCGGAGTACCGGCACCAACCCCCTGGCCGGAATGTGGGTATCCAATCATTGTAAAACCTTCTGGAGCAAGCGGGAGTGAAGGGGTTCATAAAATAAGAAGTGCTGCTGAATTTCAATCTGTCTTTGGAAAAGGCTTAACGGATTGGGTCATCGAGGAATATCTTGAAGGTCCATCCTATTCTTTGGAAGTCATTGGCTATGCAGGTTTCTATAAAGTTTTGCAGATTACTGAGCTTCATATGGATAAAGATTATGATTGTAAACGAGTGATTGGCTCTGGGGTCATTTCTCCGGAACTCAGAGAAAAATTCGAGCAGATTGGACTGACCCTGGCGGGAAACTTAAAATTGAATGGAATCATGGATATTGAAACGATCCTGCATAAGAATGAGTTAAAGGTTTTGGAGATTGATGCTCGCTTGCCAAGCCAAACCCCTATCTCAGTCTATCATGCCACAGGTGTTAATATGCTAGAAATTCTCGGCCAGGCTTTTGTTCAAGGGGAGCCTTGGCAAGACTTTGATATCCAGGAACAAAACGGGGTTATCTTCGAACACATACATGTCAGTAATGATTCCCTGGAAGTATGTGGTGAACATATCATGGCGGATGCCGGGCCCCTTCATGTCTATCCTGATTTCTTCGGGGCTCACGAGGTACTTTCCAATTATATTCCGGGGAAAACGGACTGGGTCGCCACACTTATCATAAAAGAAAAGACCTTGGCAGACGCGTGGAAGCAGAGAGAAATTGTTATTCAGGCTATCCGGAATGCATGGGGAATTCGACAATACTTTGATCGATGTCCTATCAACGAAGAAAGCAATCATGGAATATATGCCTCAGGGAGTTGA
- the pylD gene encoding 3-methylornithyl-N6-L-lysine dehydrogenase PylD — translation MTRLKHEDVAEISRQMSDYNSTLIQKTGCSLRELAAWAAGVHLDRELPQPKVAIIPMTCGQGIIEGFSQSVAGIVQFLGFSPVITESRDAGGVAEAIEGGAEIIFMADDDRFVAVNVKSGKVSDNGEATGKGYAMALEQMCRGLESKKALVIGAGPVGTGAAKALARSGAAVAVYDINPQMSKILADRLNKLGYNIMVETSLTDALNRYNLYFDACPAENVILTEHLKDDTMIAAPGIPLGVEAAGLELIADRLIHDPLQIGVATMMFDVL, via the coding sequence TTGACCCGTTTAAAACATGAAGATGTTGCCGAAATTTCCAGGCAAATGTCAGACTATAATTCAACCTTAATCCAAAAAACCGGCTGCTCTTTAAGAGAGCTTGCTGCTTGGGCAGCAGGCGTTCATCTTGACAGGGAACTTCCCCAGCCAAAAGTAGCTATTATACCCATGACCTGTGGACAGGGAATCATAGAGGGTTTTTCCCAGTCCGTAGCTGGAATTGTTCAGTTTCTCGGTTTTTCCCCGGTTATTACTGAAAGCCGGGATGCCGGGGGAGTTGCCGAGGCTATCGAAGGCGGCGCTGAAATCATATTTATGGCAGATGATGACCGCTTCGTTGCGGTGAATGTAAAATCCGGCAAGGTCTCAGATAACGGAGAGGCCACAGGAAAAGGATATGCTATGGCTTTGGAACAAATGTGTCGTGGGTTAGAGAGCAAAAAGGCTTTAGTGATTGGTGCCGGACCGGTAGGTACCGGCGCAGCGAAAGCCCTGGCCCGCTCCGGTGCCGCTGTGGCTGTTTATGATATTAATCCGCAAATGAGCAAGATTCTAGCAGATAGATTAAACAAACTAGGTTATAACATTATGGTTGAAACCAGTTTAACAGATGCTTTAAATAGATATAACCTTTACTTCGATGCTTGTCCTGCTGAAAATGTCATTTTGACCGAACATCTGAAAGACGATACTATGATTGCTGCTCCCGGTATCCCTTTAGGGGTGGAGGCTGCAGGTCTGGAGCTGATCGCGGACCGTTTGATTCACGATCCCCTGCAAATCGGGGTAGCGACCATGATGTTTGATGTACTGTAA
- the pylSn gene encoding pyrrolysine--tRNA(Pyl) ligase small subunit, producing MSADSSKKKRYYRKNVDFFKFVEKLKLWPSRSGTLHGIKSMTIRGNTAEIVTHCNEKFQIYNSKHSRAARCLRNKLFFRACTTCKIPGWKLEKYSSTHVNQNYGSRL from the coding sequence GTGTCAGCAGATTCTTCGAAAAAGAAACGATACTATCGTAAAAATGTTGATTTTTTTAAATTTGTAGAAAAACTCAAGCTATGGCCTTCCCGAAGCGGAACGCTTCACGGCATAAAAAGTATGACCATTAGAGGGAACACGGCAGAAATCGTAACACACTGCAATGAAAAGTTTCAGATCTATAATTCTAAGCATAGCCGTGCCGCCCGGTGTCTTCGCAATAAATTATTCTTTCGGGCCTGTACTACCTGTAAAATCCCAGGCTGGAAATTAGAAAAATACTCTTCAACTCATGTGAATCAGAATTATGGATCCCGCTTATAA
- a CDS encoding cobalamin B12-binding domain-containing protein, which translates to MSNYADLAQSVIEGQKDKVIEHVKNLISAGNDPMDIINEGLIAGMNVVGVRFKAGDMFVPEVLMAAKSMAGGVELVKPLIATVDQKSAGKILLGTVKGDLHDIGKNLVGMLIESAGLEVINMGVDISAEDFVDAVIEHEPDIVALSALLTTTMPAMQDIIEILEDEDLRDKVKVIIGGAPVSQEYADTIGADGYAPDAGSAVELCKKLLASK; encoded by the coding sequence ATGTCAAACTACGCAGATCTGGCACAAAGTGTTATTGAGGGACAAAAGGACAAAGTAATAGAACATGTAAAAAATTTAATCTCTGCAGGCAATGATCCAATGGATATTATTAATGAAGGCTTAATTGCCGGTATGAATGTGGTAGGGGTTCGCTTTAAAGCCGGAGATATGTTTGTTCCTGAAGTGCTCATGGCAGCTAAAAGCATGGCCGGCGGTGTAGAACTGGTAAAACCCTTAATCGCTACTGTGGATCAAAAAAGTGCAGGAAAAATTCTCCTGGGAACTGTAAAAGGGGACTTACACGACATCGGTAAAAATCTTGTGGGAATGCTTATCGAAAGCGCCGGTTTAGAAGTAATCAATATGGGTGTTGATATTTCTGCTGAAGATTTTGTTGATGCAGTAATTGAACATGAACCTGATATTGTGGCATTATCAGCCCTCTTAACAACAACAATGCCTGCAATGCAAGACATTATTGAAATATTAGAAGATGAGGATCTCAGAGATAAAGTAAAAGTAATTATCGGAGGAGCTCCCGTTTCTCAAGAATATGCAGATACAATCGGCGCTGATGGTTATGCTCCCGATGCAGGATCAGCGGTTGAATTGTGCAAAAAACTTTTAGCTTCCAAATAA